TCGGCAAGTCCCTGGGCGACGCGAAGCTCTTGGTCGATGGCGAGCCGACGGACATCGCGGGCTCACGGCTGCAGGGCTGGCACGTGCTTTCGCCGCGCCATGGTGTCGCGGTGCACATCAACGCATTCAACTTTCCCGCCTGGGGTTGGGCCGAAAAGGCCGCCTGCGCGATGTTGGCGGGTATGCCCGTGGTCACGAAGCCGGCGACGGCGTCGGCGCTGGTGGCGTGGCGCAGCGCCGAGCTGGTGGTGGAGGCGGGGGTGCTTCCTCCGGGGGCGTTCAGCCTGGTGTGCGGCTCGGCGGGAGATCTGCTCGACCATCTCTCGTGGCAGGACGTGGTGGCCTTCACCGGCGGCAGCGAGACGGGGCAGAAGATCCGCCGTGGGGAGCGCGTGCTGGCCGCGGGCGTGCGCGTGAACGTCGAAGCCGACAGCCTGAACGCCGCCATCTTGGTGCCCGGAGCGGACGACGCGACCTTCCACGCGTTCATTCGCGACGTGCACCGCGACATGACGCAGAAGGCCGGCCAGAAGTGCACGGCCATCCGCCGCGTGATCGTGCCGGAGGCGGAGCTCGAGCGCGTGCGCGACGCGCTCTCGGCGGAGCTCGACAGCACCAAGATCGGAAACCCCGCGCTGGACGACGTGCGCATGGGACCCGTCGCCACGCGGACGCAGCAGAAGGACGTGGCCGCGGGGGTCGAGCGGCTCCTGACCCAGACGAAGGTGGCCTGGGGAGATCCCAAGAGCGTCGCTCCCATCGGGGTGCCCGCGGGCAAGGGCTACTTCGCGCCGCTGCTCCTGCTGGAAGCGACGGACTCCCTGGCCGCCACCGCGGTGCACGCTCACGAGGTGTTCGGTCCGGTGGCCACGCTGTTGCCGTACGACGGCAGCGCGGAGCATGCCGCGCGCATCGTGCGCGAAGGGCAGGGCGGTCTGGTCAGCTCCGTGTACGGAGACGATCGCAAGGTGCTCGCCGCGCTGGTGCACGCGCTCGCGCCGTGGCTCGGTCGGCTGGTGGTTGTGGACGCGAAGATCGCCGACAAGTCCGTGGCGCCGGGCACGGTGCTGCCGCAGCTGGTGCACGGTGGGCCCGGTCGTGCCGGCGGTGGGGAAGAGCTCGGGGGTCTACGTGGAATGGCGCTCTACCAGCAGCGCACCGCGGTTCAGGGCAACGGCCCGCTGATCGCCCGCTTCATCGGGAAGAATTGACTGTCGGCTCGGCGCGAGGCCTCGCGCCGAGGAAATCCACGAGCAGCTCGGCGACGGTCGTCGGGGCTTCCGTCGGAAAATCGTGGCCGGCTCCCGGGATCAGCGACAGCGTAGCCTGAGGGATCAGCCGCGCCAGCCGGCGCGAGTTCTCTGCGTCAATCAGCCGATCGGCGTCACCGGTGACGACCAACGTCCGCGCGCGGATGTGACGCAGACGGTCGCCGGTGTCGTGCAGCGCTCCGGCGACGAGCTGTGCCAGCACGCCGTGCAGCACCGGCGGCTCCTCACGGACCAGCTCCACCCAATGCTCGATGACGTCCGGTCGCTCGCGCACGAACTTCTCGGAAAGCACCAGCGGCGCGGTCTGCCGAACGGCTTGCTCTGGGCCCAAGCGCATGGGGCCCACCAGCTCGCGGATGACGGACACGGGCATGCGCGTGGAGTGGCGAAAGCCGCCGGCGCGGGTGCAGCCGAGCACCAGGCCGTCCACGCGTGCGGGGTGACCGATGGCGAGCTCTTGCGCGATCATTCCTCCGAGCGACACACCGAACACGTGGGCGCGCCGAACCCCGGCAGCGTCCAACACCCGGGCCGCGTCGTCGGCCATGTTGCGGGTGGTGTAGGGCGGGGGCGGCGCGCTGCTACGACCCACGCCGCGGTTGTCGAACACGATCACGCGGAAGCGCTCAGCCAGGCGCGGGACGACCTCGCCCCAATGGCGGGCCGTGCGCGCCAGGCCGCGGATCATGAGCAGCGGTGGCGCGGCGCCGTTGCCGTGGACTTCGTAATACAGGCGTGCCGGACCGCTCTCGGTGTACACCCGGGGAGCTTACCGCGGATACATGCGGGGCGCGGCCGGGGCCAAGGCCGCGGCCAGCAGGGTGGCGGCCTTTTCCAGCTCCGGCGCGAAGGCCATGCGCCAGGGTCGGCGCAGTGGAGGGGCCGAAAGTCGCAACACCTTGACCCCGCCCTCTCCCACGTAGGGCTGGGCAACCCACTCCGACAGCACGGCGATGCCCAACTTGGCCCGGGCCGCGTCGATGATGGCCTCGGTGAGCGGTAGCCGAAGGACGTCGAGGCGTGGCCTTCGGCGGCCGAACACGCGGCGCATGAACCAGCGCGCTTCGGCGTCGGGGGTCTGACTCGAGGTGATGATGGGATGCTCGCGTAGATCGCGCGGGGCCAAGCTGTCGCGCTTGGAGAGCGGATGATCCGCCGCCACCAGGAACACCATCTCGTCCTCGAACAACGGTAGCTCGAGAAATGGCGAGCTCACCCGCGACGTCGTGAGCAAGGCGATGTCCACTTCGCCGGCAGCGAGGGCGGACGCGGGCGTGCGGGTGTGCTCCATGGCGAGAGTGACCTGCACGTTCGGCAGGCTGCTCTTGAGCTTGGCCAGGGTGGACGGCAGCCAGCGGTAAGCCATGTAGCATTCACACACCAGCCGCACGCGGCGCGGCGGGGCGTCCGGGGACACGGTGCTGCGCTCCAGGTCCACCAGCTGAGCCAGCAGGGCGCTGGCCCCCGCGAGCAGCCGAGCACCCGCCGGTGTGGGCGACAGCCCTCGCGTCGTGCGGTCGAACAACTTGAGGCCGAGCTTGTCTTCCGCGAGCAGGAGCCCGCGGCTCACCGCGGATTGAGTGACGTGCAGCACCGAGGCCGCCTTCACCGTGGAGCCGGCGGTGGCGACCGCCAGCACCAGCTCCAGATCCCGAACTTCGAGCCGCGGGCTAGGTATGCGCTCCACGCATATGGTCTAGCAAAAGAATGCGTTGGACGCACGCGCGGCTTCGCCCCAGAAAAAAAGCCATGAAGCTGTACTTCTCACCCCTCGCCTGTTCCCTCGCCACGCGCATCTCGCTGTACGAAGCGGGCATCGACGCTACCTTCGTGAACGCCAAGAGCGCCGGCGACGAGTTTCGCGCCGTGAGCCCCCTGGGCCTGGTCCCGGTGCTGGTCACTGACGACGGCCAGATCGTCAGCGAGAACGTCGCAGTTCTCCAGCGCGTCGCTCGTTTGCGTCCCGAAGCAGGGCTGGCGCCCTCGGACCCAGCGCAGCTCTCACGCCTGCAGCAGTGGCTGTCGTTCATCGCGACGGAGCTCCACCAAGGCGTGTTCTCCCCCCAGTTCGACAAGTCCGCGCCCGAGAGCGTCAAGAGCTACGCCGTGGCAAAGGCGGACAAGCGCCTGGACTGGGTGGAGCACGAGCTCGACAGCCGTGAGCTCTTGTTCGATCGTTTCAGCGTGGCCGACGCGTTCCTCTACACCGTGCTCAACTGGACGCTGGTGACCCCGATCGAGCTCAGTCGTTGGCCGCGGGTCGCGGCGTTCCACGCCCGTGTGGCGGAGCGCCCCAACGTCAAACGGGCGTTCCAGGAGGAGATGACGCTGTATCAAGCTGCCTGAGCCCGCTATGCTCGGAGAATGCTGAGGAGCGTGGCCTTGGCCTGCGTGCTGCTGTCCGGTTGCGGCGGCGGCGACGAAGCACCGGTAACGAGTCGGGATTCCGGTGCGTCTGCCTCGGACGCCGGGGTGGATGCTCCGGCCGAGGCGTCAGAAGATGCCGCCATCACCGTGGACGCATCGGACGCGGAGGTCGAAGCCGGACCGACCTTCCGCAGCGCCGGGTGCCAGACCGGCGCGGGGCTCCCCGAGGGCGAGAACACCTTCATGCTCGAGGGGCTCTCGCGCCGCTACGTGCTCCGGCTCCCGCAGGGCTACCCCGGCGCTCGCGCCTGGCCCGTGGTCTTGGCGTTGCACGGCAACGGCGGCAGCACGGACTACTGGGACGTGACCAGCGGCTCGCGCGACATCCGCAAAGTCTTGGAGAACGACGCCATCCTCGTCATCGCCGAGGCCATCGAGGGCAACTGGCGCGACTACAACCAGCCGGAGAGCACCTGGCCGCCCCGCATGGAGACCGAGCTCCACTACTTCGACACCGTCCTTTCCCAGGTGCGGCAAGAGCTCTGCGTCGACGACCGGGCCATCTTCTCCATGGGGTTCAGCGGGGGCGGATCGTTCTCCGGCGTGCTGGCTTGCCGCCGCACGGACATCCGAGCCATCGCCGTCGGCGGTTCGGTCATCTACTTCGACCCTAAGGACTGCGTGGGGAGCTCCGCGGCGTGGGTCACCATCGGCCAGCAGGAGATGAGCACCGCTCGCACGGACTTCCGCGACTTCTTCCGTGATCGCGCCGGCTGCGACACGACCAGCCAAGACGTTCCGCCTCCGCCGTGCGTGGCCTACGACGCCTGCGACCCGAACACTCCGGTGCACTACTGTGAGCACACCGGCGGGCACGTGTGGCCCGACTTCGGCAGTCAGGCGATGTGGGACTTCTTCTCGCAGTTCGTGGAGAAGTAGCGCTCAGGAGAAGGCGCGGTCCACTCGCGTCAGGGCCCGGGTCAGGCCCTGGTGGACGCCACGGTGCCATGGCGTCACCGAGTCCAGGCCGCCTTCGGGATGGATCCAGTCCACGATCTTGGGGCCGAATCCCGCCCGCGGGTTCATCAGCGCTCGCAGCACGCCCTTGCCGTGGGCGTCCACCATCTGACGCACGACTTCGTCCTGCATCTTGGTGACCCGCTCGGCCATCTGGCGTGGCTCGAGGTCGAGGCGCGTGAAGTCTTCTCGGAAGGTGAAGCCGCTGGCCATCAACAGCAGGATGCACTCCACCTGAAAGCGCGCTGTGCGTCGGGCTTCGGCAGAGCTCATGCGCTCGATGAGCTTGGGTACGTAGAGCACGCCGAGGCCCACGTGGCGTGACTCGTCGCGCTCGAAGTAGGGGAGCAACTCCGTCAAGATGGGACACATCCCGCTCTCACCGACCCGGCGAAAGATGACCACGGCGTTCGTTTCGAACAAGAGCTGCATGCCGATGAGCTTGGTGGCGAGCGTGGGCGCCCCCAGCACCTTGCGCAACAGCTGCCGCGGGATGGCGCCGATGGTGGGTGCGCGGCCCAAGTGCTCCAGATACTCCGCCAGCACGGTGAAGTGCCGCGCCTCGTCGAACACCTGCGCCGTGGCGGCCATCTTGGCGTCGACGTCCTCGATTTCCAGCGCCAAGTCCGCCGAGATGTTCCAGGCCGCGAGCTCTCCCCACAAGAGCACGGTCATCACCCGAGACAGGGACGCGCGCAGCTCGGGATCCATGCCGCTACCGGGTGGCCCGTGCTTTTCGATCAGCTCGTGCAGCACCGCCTTTCCGTCCCAAGCGCGCTCGCGCGTCATGTCGTACAGGCGCTCGAGGCGACGTGTCTTGTCGGCGGCGTCCTCCACGGCGCGGGCATCGAGGAGGGCATACGGCGGGAATGCGTTCATGAATCGCTCCTATGACTACCGGCACGTGGGGCCGGGCTCGCTTCGTCTCGGGGGAGGATGCCGCACAGCTCCAGCAGAGCGGCTTCCCGCGCGATGGTTTCGACGTCGATGGGGCGATCGTCGTCCAGGTAGGACAGGACGATCTTCTCGAAGCCACCGAGGAAGAACCGTGCGACGAAGTGCTCGTCCAACGGACGAATCACTCCGGCTTCCTTCGCGACTCGGAGCTGCGCCTCCAGCGTCTCCAGCACGGCGTCGTCGATGCGCTTGAGCAGACCATCCACCACGCCGTCCGCGCCGCGGCCCGCGCGCAGCACGAGCTGCGCCGTCGCGCGATCTTCGAACAACACCTGGAGGATCGCCGTCATCCGCTTCTGCATGAACGCCGCCATCTGGTCCGGCGTCGGCCGTGCCCCTTGGGGGATGCGCACCGGCGTGAGCTCGTCGTGGGCCTTCAACACGCGCTCGGCGATCTGATCCGCCAGGGCCACCAGCAGGTCTCGCTTGTCCGCGAAGTATTGGTAGAGCGTGGCGCGGCCGATGCGGGCGCGGCCGCACACTTCCGCGATGCTGGTCGCGTGGTAGCCGTGCTCGGCGAAGGCGGAGAGGGCGCAGTGGAGGATCTGCGCCTTGCGCTGGGCAGCGGGCTTGTAGGTCCGTTTTGATTTGGAAACTGACATGTCAGTTCTGAGGCGCTCAGGATGGTTTCGGTACTGCGTCTTGTCAACGGCGCTCCGTTCGCCAGTTTCGCAACATACTGATTTCAATGACGAAAATTGAATGCGGCCTCGCCACCTTGGCGCTGGGGTGGCATAAAGCCTGTCATGCGCTGGTCGCGGCTGCTTCCCCTCGTGGCACTGGGCGCCCTGGGCTGGGCGTGCACCAGCGACCACGACGTCCTGGCCAAGCAGAAGCCAGGGACGGGTGGCAGCGGCGGCGCGGCCGGGGCCGCCGGCGCCGCGGGCAGCGGGGCCGGTCCGGGCGACGCCGGACAGGACGTGGACGTGGAGCCGCCCGGGCCCAGCGTGCTGACCCTGATGCACGGTGTGGTGGACGCCGAACGCGTCGGCTTCTGCTTCGCGAAGGTGGTGAACGGCGTTGCCGCGCCTCTCACGGGTTCCCCCGTTCCGAGCGGGGGCCTGCACTATGGAGGCGCGCTGTCCCTCGCTGCTATCTCCGGCATCGATCTCGTGGCGGACGATCTACAGCCCGTGGTGATCGCCGCCAGCCAGGGGGATCTGACGACCAAGGGCTGTCAAGCCTTGGCGGACGAAGCCGCGGCCCTCTCCGTTGCGGACGCCGGCGTGGACGCTGCCGTGGATGGCGGCATCGCCGATGCGAGCGCGGATGCGGAAGTGGAGGCTGGCCCTCCGCCGGAGCCCCCCGCCGTACGTGCCGGCGGGCTGCCCGCGCTGCCCGCCGGCACGCTCGCGTCGGACAAGAGCATCTTGCTGGTTGCCGCCGGCTGCTTCGGCGCGCCGGGCTTCGTCGACCCATTGGACAACGTCGTGTGCGGTCAGGGCTACGCGCCCGACCAGCCGACGCTCGCACCCGTGCTGGTGCAGATGTCCCGCATCAAGAAGAGCGATCGCCTGGGGTTGGCGGTCGTCAACGCGTCCGTCGCGGGCAGCGCCATCACCGTGCGCAGCGTGGGGCCGGAGGTCGCGGCGCTCCCTGACGTGACCATCGCCGTGAACGTCGGCGTCGGAGCCATCTCGCCCAAGCCGCCGAATTTCGGCGCCACCACGGCGGCCCTTGGCTTCTCCCAGGGCGACCCCAGCCTCGACGTCTCGGCTTCGAACAACGTCACGGCGTCGGTCTCCGTGCCCTGGAAGAACGCCGTAGCCCCCGCGGGTACGGGCGAGCCGAAAGACGGCGAAACCTACGCCATCGTGATGCTCGGCCCCCAGGTGAACGTGGCCGTCACCAAGTGGTGGAACCCCGTCGGCATCAGCGTGGTCACGACCGACCCTCAGTGAGTGAGGGAGATCTCCGCGAGCTTCATCTTCGCGTCGTTGATGTGCGGGCTCGACGGGAAGCGCCGCACGAAGGCGCGTAACGTGTTCTTGGCGTCGTTCCACGCTTGAATGTCGATTTGACATTCCGCGAGCAGCAGCGTCGCCTCGTCCATCACTTCCTTGTCCGCGCTCGCTTCCGAAAGTTGCAACAGCATCGGGATCGCTTCGCGCTGGCGCCCGAGGGACGATAGCGCCCGCGCGAGCTGGTAGCGCGCCTGGGGCGAGTGCGCGGCGTCCGACTTGAAACGCAAAGACTCCTGTAGCGCTTGCGTCGCTTCGTGCCAGCGCCCGGTGCGGGCGTAGTCGAGGCCGTTCTGATAGGCGATGAGCGATAGCTCGTTGCGAGCTCGATCCGCGGCGTGCTCGAACACGGCGCGCTCCGTTCGGGTCAGCGGCAAGCGCGCGATTTCGTCGTACTTTTGCACGAGCTCCCGGCGCTTGTTGTTCACGATCAGGTCGTAATACTCGGCAGCCTGCCGGCTCGCTCGGGCCGTGGACTCTTCGCGTGCTTGTGCCGCCTTGAGCTCCTTGTCGAGCTGCTCCAGGCGCTCGCGCGTCCCTTTGGTTTCGGCGCGCACGGCATCCACCCGCGCGTCCCAGGCGAGCTTGAGCGTGATGAACACCACGGCGATGGTCACCACGTACGCCGTGGCACTGGTGAACCACATCCTGCGCTCGTAGCCCTGCTGACGCTTGGCGATGCTCTTCAGGTCCGCGCTCAGGGCGTTGACGAGGTTGTTCGTCTTGATCGTGAGCGAACGGCTCTCCACGATCTCGCGCTTGATCTCTTCGAGGTCGTACTCGTCCATGACGCGCGGGATGGGAGTATCGCCCTCCGCGCCCTCGGGCAACACGCATCTTCGCGAGCAGCGGGCCGTTCCCCGGCGATCGCCAGGGTCGAAAGGCTCCGGGCGGATTTTGTGGAATTCTGGGATTTTGTCGGTATCTGCGCGGAAAAGTCGCGGTTTGACTTGAACGGAGCCGAAACCCTAGCTAGACGGCGTAGCCCCGAGCCCGCGTATGGGCGGCTCGAGCGAAAACTTCTCACGGCGAGCAGCAAGCACATGGATACGAGCGACATCCGCAAAGGCCTCAAGATCATGCAGGACGGGCAACCGTACATCGTGGTCGATTTCCAGTTCGTGAAGCCCGGCAAGGGCCAGGCCTTCACTCGGACCAAGATGAAGAACCTGCTCACCGGCGGCACCATCGAGCGCAACATTCGCTCGGGTGAAAAGCTCGAGCCCGCGGACGTGGAAGATCGGACGCTGCAGTACATCTACCCGGAGGGAGACATGTTCAACTTCATGAACTCCAATACCGGTGAGCAGCTGGCGGTCCACAAGGACGCGGTGGGCGACGCAGCGAACTTCATGATCGACGGTATCGACGTCACCATCACCGTGTACAAGGGCAACCCCGTGAGCGTCTCGCTGCCCCCGCACATCATCGTGCAGGTGGTGGAGACCGAGCCCGGCGTGAAGGGCGATACCGCGACGAACGTCACCAAGCCCGCGAAGATCTCGAGCGGAGCCACCGTGGCGGTGCCTCTGTTCATCAACGAGGGCGAGTGGATCAAGGTGGACACGCGCAGCGCGAGCTACCTGGAACGCAGCAAGGCGCCGTGAAGGGGCGTCCGGGGCGACACTCGCGCCGGACCAACAAAAGAAATAGGGATCAGGGCCGGCGCCAGACCCGGGCGCGGCCGCCCACCACGCAAGCGACGGCCTTGCCGTCGTTGGCGGCGACGCAGTGCTCGAGGACGCCGGGGATCGTCCACAGCTCGTCCTTGTCCGTGGAGTGCAGCAACACGCCTCCGGGTGCGGCGAGCGCCAGCCAGCGTCCATCCGGGGAGCGCGCGGTGCCGTGGGGTTGGGGTCTCAGGGCCGCCTCGGCGGGGCTGGTCTTGGGTCCCACGATCTTTCCCGCGACGATGGCTTCCAAGCCGGCGGGCTTCTCGGAGAGCGGGGACAGCGGCGGAAGCTTCGGCAGCTTGCCACCGGCACAAGCACCCGGTCGCGGAGACAAAAGCCCCAGCACGACCGGCGCTGCGAAGGACTTGTCGGGTTTCTGGTACGAGAGCAGCGCCTCGCTCCGATCGCAGGCGTACACCACGTTGGCCAGGGTGTTGCCGTTGGCCAAGACGATGGCAAGGGGCCACGGCGCTACGCCCGCTTCGGCGTCGAGGGCCTGCTCCTCCCCGTTCGGAAGTACACGCACCACGCTGCTCTGGCTGCGGATCAGGAGCGCGCCGTTTGCTTCGAAGGCGAGGGGGCTAAAGCTCGGCGCGGAGCTCGACGCGGGGCGGGCGCCGATGTCCGGACCGCTCACGGGCTCGACGCGGGGCGCCAGCTTGTCGGCGAGCTTTTCGCAGGCGCTCCGCTGCTTGTCGCTCATGTGGCCGAAGTACAGACCGTCGCGGGTGAGGGCGCCGAAGGCGTCCAGCGCATCCTTGCGCGTCACGGCGGCGGTGACCTCGGCCACTCCCAGGCGGTCGACGACGATGCCGAGATTGCCGCAGGACAGTGGCGCGCCCTCGGCGTCGAACAGC
This portion of the Polyangiaceae bacterium genome encodes:
- a CDS encoding 3,4-dehydroadipyl-CoA semialdehyde dehydrogenase, with product MKTLRSYVEGKWMAGSGPGAKLENPATEEVLAETSTTGIDMHQALAFARDTGGPALRELGFAQRGELLEGMTRAIHGAREELIELAIQNGGNTRSDAKFDIDGATATLQAYAELGKSLGDAKLLVDGEPTDIAGSRLQGWHVLSPRHGVAVHINAFNFPAWGWAEKAACAMLAGMPVVTKPATASALVAWRSAELVVEAGVLPPGAFSLVCGSAGDLLDHLSWQDVVAFTGGSETGQKIRRGERVLAAGVRVNVEADSLNAAILVPGADDATFHAFIRDVHRDMTQKAGQKCTAIRRVIVPEAELERVRDALSAELDSTKIGNPALDDVRMGPVATRTQQKDVAAGVERLLTQTKVAWGDPKSVAPIGVPAGKGYFAPLLLLEATDSLAATAVHAHEVFGPVATLLPYDGSAEHAARIVREGQGGLVSSVYGDDRKVLAALVHALAPWLGRLVVVDAKIADKSVAPGTVLPQLVHGGPGRAGGGEELGGLRGMALYQQRTAVQGNGPLIARFIGKN
- a CDS encoding alpha/beta fold hydrolase, translated to MYTESGPARLYYEVHGNGAAPPLLMIRGLARTARHWGEVVPRLAERFRVIVFDNRGVGRSSAPPPPYTTRNMADDAARVLDAAGVRRAHVFGVSLGGMIAQELAIGHPARVDGLVLGCTRAGGFRHSTRMPVSVIRELVGPMRLGPEQAVRQTAPLVLSEKFVRERPDVIEHWVELVREEPPVLHGVLAQLVAGALHDTGDRLRHIRARTLVVTGDADRLIDAENSRRLARLIPQATLSLIPGAGHDFPTEAPTTVAELLVDFLGARPRAEPTVNSSR
- a CDS encoding LysR family transcriptional regulator, whose amino-acid sequence is MCVERIPSPRLEVRDLELVLAVATAGSTVKAASVLHVTQSAVSRGLLLAEDKLGLKLFDRTTRGLSPTPAGARLLAGASALLAQLVDLERSTVSPDAPPRRVRLVCECYMAYRWLPSTLAKLKSSLPNVQVTLAMEHTRTPASALAAGEVDIALLTTSRVSSPFLELPLFEDEMVFLVAADHPLSKRDSLAPRDLREHPIITSSQTPDAEARWFMRRVFGRRRPRLDVLRLPLTEAIIDAARAKLGIAVLSEWVAQPYVGEGGVKVLRLSAPPLRRPWRMAFAPELEKAATLLAAALAPAAPRMYPR
- a CDS encoding glutathione S-transferase C-terminal domain-containing protein translates to MKLYFSPLACSLATRISLYEAGIDATFVNAKSAGDEFRAVSPLGLVPVLVTDDGQIVSENVAVLQRVARLRPEAGLAPSDPAQLSRLQQWLSFIATELHQGVFSPQFDKSAPESVKSYAVAKADKRLDWVEHELDSRELLFDRFSVADAFLYTVLNWTLVTPIELSRWPRVAAFHARVAERPNVKRAFQEEMTLYQAA
- a CDS encoding ferritin-like domain-containing protein, which produces MNAFPPYALLDARAVEDAADKTRRLERLYDMTRERAWDGKAVLHELIEKHGPPGSGMDPELRASLSRVMTVLLWGELAAWNISADLALEIEDVDAKMAATAQVFDEARHFTVLAEYLEHLGRAPTIGAIPRQLLRKVLGAPTLATKLIGMQLLFETNAVVIFRRVGESGMCPILTELLPYFERDESRHVGLGVLYVPKLIERMSSAEARRTARFQVECILLLMASGFTFREDFTRLDLEPRQMAERVTKMQDEVVRQMVDAHGKGVLRALMNPRAGFGPKIVDWIHPEGGLDSVTPWHRGVHQGLTRALTRVDRAFS
- a CDS encoding TetR/AcrR family transcriptional regulator, which codes for MSVSKSKRTYKPAAQRKAQILHCALSAFAEHGYHATSIAEVCGRARIGRATLYQYFADKRDLLVALADQIAERVLKAHDELTPVRIPQGARPTPDQMAAFMQKRMTAILQVLFEDRATAQLVLRAGRGADGVVDGLLKRIDDAVLETLEAQLRVAKEAGVIRPLDEHFVARFFLGGFEKIVLSYLDDDRPIDVETIAREAALLELCGILPRDEASPAPRAGSHRSDS
- the efp gene encoding elongation factor P gives rise to the protein MDTSDIRKGLKIMQDGQPYIVVDFQFVKPGKGQAFTRTKMKNLLTGGTIERNIRSGEKLEPADVEDRTLQYIYPEGDMFNFMNSNTGEQLAVHKDAVGDAANFMIDGIDVTITVYKGNPVSVSLPPHIIVQVVETEPGVKGDTATNVTKPAKISSGATVAVPLFINEGEWIKVDTRSASYLERSKAP